The candidate division KSB1 bacterium genome has a segment encoding these proteins:
- a CDS encoding FAD-dependent oxidoreductase: RTLEDVLARRTRALILDARAAAEIAPKTAVLMAQELGWDDARQKQEIDDFCRLAREYVLS, encoded by the coding sequence CGCACCTTGGAGGATGTGCTCGCTCGCCGCACGCGGGCTCTGATTCTCGACGCTCGGGCAGCGGCCGAAATCGCGCCCAAAACCGCTGTTTTAATGGCCCAGGAGCTGGGGTGGGACGACGCACGACAAAAGCAGGAAATCGACGACTTTTGCCGGTTGGCGCGCGAGTACGTGCTGAGTTGA
- a CDS encoding glycerol-3-phosphate dehydrogenase/oxidase, producing MNRQQAIDIIENYDGYWDVIVIGGGATGLGAAVEAASRGYRTVLFEQHDFAKGTSSRSTKLVHGGVRYLKQGNISLVLEALRERGLLVQNAPHLVRHQSFVVPNYDWWEGPFYGIGLKMYDMLAGKLGLGPSKWLSKEETLERLPTIEPKGLLGGVIYFDGQFDDARLAINLAQTLFDLGGTAVNYMRVERLLKSGAMVSGVVVRDLETDREHQIYGRVVVNAAGVFVDQVIKMDDNDVPEMIAPSQGVHLVLGKEFLPGDSAIMVPHTDDGRVLFAVPWRDRVIVGTTDTPVEQVSLEPRPLPEEIEFLLVHAARYLTKDPQPSDVLCVFAGLRPLVRSGDAKNTAALSRDHTILISKSGLVTITGGKWTTYRKMGQDVIDQAAQLAGLEERPCKTEDMRIHGWLKTFDVNDPLHYYGTDALGIQKLMQNDARLAERLHPNLPYTAAEVVWAVREE from the coding sequence GTGAATCGTCAGCAGGCAATAGATATTATCGAAAACTATGACGGCTACTGGGATGTGATCGTCATCGGCGGCGGGGCAACTGGCCTTGGAGCAGCGGTCGAAGCGGCTTCACGAGGCTATCGAACCGTATTATTCGAACAGCACGATTTTGCCAAAGGCACGTCCAGCCGCAGCACCAAGCTGGTTCACGGCGGCGTGCGCTATCTGAAACAGGGCAATATTTCTCTGGTTCTCGAAGCGCTGCGCGAACGCGGCCTGTTGGTGCAGAATGCTCCGCATTTGGTGCGTCATCAATCCTTCGTTGTGCCCAACTATGACTGGTGGGAGGGACCGTTCTACGGCATCGGCCTGAAAATGTACGACATGTTGGCCGGAAAGCTCGGCCTCGGCCCTTCGAAGTGGCTGTCCAAAGAGGAAACCTTGGAACGGCTGCCGACCATCGAACCGAAAGGTCTGCTCGGCGGCGTCATCTATTTCGACGGCCAGTTCGACGACGCCCGACTGGCGATCAATCTGGCGCAGACGCTTTTTGACTTGGGCGGCACGGCCGTCAATTACATGCGCGTCGAGCGACTGCTAAAGTCCGGCGCGATGGTCAGCGGTGTGGTTGTGCGCGATCTCGAAACCGATCGCGAGCACCAGATTTACGGCCGAGTCGTGGTCAATGCCGCGGGCGTGTTTGTCGATCAGGTCATAAAGATGGACGACAACGATGTTCCCGAAATGATCGCTCCGAGTCAAGGGGTGCATTTGGTGCTCGGCAAAGAATTTCTGCCCGGCGATTCGGCCATTATGGTGCCGCACACCGATGACGGCCGCGTGCTGTTTGCCGTGCCGTGGCGCGACCGCGTGATCGTCGGCACGACCGACACGCCGGTTGAGCAGGTTTCGCTCGAGCCGCGGCCGCTGCCGGAAGAAATCGAATTCCTGCTCGTGCATGCGGCGCGTTATTTGACCAAAGATCCGCAGCCCTCCGATGTGCTGTGCGTCTTTGCCGGTCTGCGTCCGCTTGTGCGCTCGGGCGACGCTAAAAACACCGCCGCGCTCTCGCGCGATCACACCATTCTCATTTCCAAGTCGGGACTGGTCACCATCACCGGCGGCAAATGGACGACCTACCGCAAGATGGGTCAGGACGTCATCGATCAGGCAGCACAGCTTGCCGGACTCGAAGAGCGACCCTGCAAGACCGAGGACATGCGCATTCACGGCTGGCTGAAGACGTTCGATGTCAACGATCCGCTGCACTATTACGGCACCGATGCCCTCGGCATTCAGAAACTGATGCAGAACGATGCGCGGCTTGCTGAAAGGCTTCATCCTAATTTGCCTTATACGGCAGCGGAGGTGGTTTGGGCGGTACGCGAAGAGAT
- a CDS encoding nucleoside-triphosphatase, with translation MQNVFFTGERRTGKSTFIHAFLKGLDLDYVGIFSLRLMRDEKISGYGLRFGNEPEVCIFAELSDTPDFDRFRIDLRVFEKAAEFIYNNLKNPPDLFVVDELGVIEQRCTAYCDAIKELLSSPLKTCLVVQQRALPFWQALCPNCAIEILYWQEANRQLVSERLKALLCGSQ, from the coding sequence TTGCAAAATGTCTTCTTTACCGGTGAGCGCCGAACGGGCAAAAGCACATTCATCCATGCTTTTCTGAAAGGCCTCGATCTAGACTATGTCGGCATTTTTTCTTTGAGGCTGATGCGTGACGAAAAAATCAGCGGCTACGGCCTTCGTTTCGGCAATGAACCCGAGGTATGCATTTTTGCCGAGTTGTCCGATACACCCGATTTCGATCGTTTCCGTATCGATCTGCGAGTTTTCGAAAAGGCTGCGGAGTTTATCTACAATAATCTTAAAAACCCCCCGGATCTTTTTGTCGTGGACGAATTGGGAGTGATCGAGCAGCGTTGTACAGCATATTGTGATGCTATTAAAGAACTATTGTCATCTCCATTAAAGACTTGCCTGGTGGTGCAGCAGCGAGCCTTGCCGTTTTGGCAAGCGCTCTGCCCGAATTGCGCTATAGAAATACTTTATTGGCAGGAGGCCAATCGGCAACTGGTCTCCGAACGGTTGAAAGCGCTTTTGTGCGGTTCTCAATAA